The genomic stretch CCGGCGGGCACCACCACCTACACCGGCTCGATCACGGCCTCGGGCTCCAGCAGCTACAAGCCCTCGACCACCGGTTTCAGCTACGCGGGGGGAACCCTCAAAGGCGTGCTGGGCGGGCCCAGCGGCACGGACTTCGACCTGTACCTCCAGAAACTCTCGGGCAGCACGTGGAGCACCGTGGCGTCCAGCCTGGGCAGCACGAGCACCGAGAGCGTGACCTACTCGGCGGCGAGCGGCACGTACCGCTGGCGCGTCTACAGCTACAGCGGCACCGGCAGCTTCACCCTGACCGAGACGAAGTAGTTCCTCGACCTGCGCCACCCCCAGGCGCAGATCCGAAACAGCAGGCCACAGGCAAGCTCCTGTGGCCTGTCGTCCTGTCGAGACGCCGGGCACCGCTCCGGACATCCGGTTGATCTGGCCGGACGACTTGCATTTCAGAGTCTCCAGCCGCAGCCAGTCGCAGCCTTTCATCGCGTCATCCCAAAATAGACGTGCAGGACGCACTTTACTCCACGACTGACCACCACCAGCTACCCGCTCCCGTATGGCAGATCCATGAAGCACCAGCAGATCATTCTGTCTTGACCGTAACGCCGTTATGTTATAGACTAAATGCATGAAGCTGAGCGATGTCCAGAAACGACTCCAGGCCCCGTTTCCCGCGCATCTGGTGGGGTGGAAACCCGGCGCCATCAGCAAGGACCGCAAGCGGGCCCTGATGCTCGCGCACATCGACGCACGGGCCGTGCAGGATCGCCTGGACGCGATCTGCCCCGATGCGTGGAGCTTCGAGGTCGAGGTGGTGGCGGGCACGCGCCTGCCCACCGTCAAGGGCCGACTGACCATCCTGGGCGTATCACGCGAGGACATCGGCGAGGCCCCGGAAGGCGACCTCGGCACCCTGAAGGCTGCCAGCAGCGATGCTCTGAAGCGCTGCGCCGTGCACTTCGGGATCGGCCGCTACCTGTACGACCTGCCCAAGCAGTGGGCTGAATGGGACGACGCGAAGAGGGCGCCGGCCAGCACCCCCGACCTGCCCGACTGGGCCCGGCCCGACCACGAGCGCTCGCC from Deinococcus sp. AB2017081 encodes the following:
- the ddrA gene encoding single-stranded DNA-binding protein DdrA, which produces MKLSDVQKRLQAPFPAHLVGWKPGAISKDRKRALMLAHIDARAVQDRLDAICPDAWSFEVEVVAGTRLPTVKGRLTILGVSREDIGEAPEGDLGTLKAASSDALKRCAVHFGIGRYLYDLPKQWAEWDDAKRAPASTPDLPDWARPDHERSPGGAHLVQAMEQLRYELPEDLDLQREVYKHLKAALGSLHPETGSNHGRAA